One part of the Nostoc sp. PCC 7120 = FACHB-418 genome encodes these proteins:
- a CDS encoding filamentous hemagglutinin N-terminal domain-containing protein: protein MSHHCIKIGISIILGVGAITGIEHPSNAEIIQDSTLPNNTNVTVTIGKENDTTFFIDGGTAIGSNLFHSFSKFSLLKSQNAYFNSTENIQNIFSRVTGGEVSKIDGLITARSRVNLFLINPNGIIFGTNAQLNIQGSFVASTADSVRFAEGGEFITKPSSVTPLLNVTTPIGLQYGANSGSIQLQGESIYQPSTLQVQGSQTLALIGGNVILGNANLSTIKSEGRIEIGGVSSAALVGIESVSSGFLFKFDKTSELGDIRLYSGTNINSLGDLNLTGKNIVIQDASLNVFNNLTVNAQERVELTGRSAIDTGVPYNSPGNHVINTRNLLLNNQSFISINNGNLEVNASDSVQLTSDIKGVPSRIYATASDGDVSSGNLTINTGYLLVDNGSQIITNSSTAFSGIIPRNVQTKASLTINASDSVTLRGNSFDEIYPSGVFTQTDGDGKTGDLTINTRVLRIEDGAQVIARNLSVGKSGNLTVNATDKVGIIGTSPKGTIPGNWPNDSELDEQVPRTAGPLKELLITGVLRRDSLPSGIFTDSVSSGDAGMITINTGELTAQNGGRISADTFSAGQGGDLMINATDKVELIGTAVNGVASGLFTRSGSSATGNAGSLTIVTGNLLVKDGAQVSVSTFGTAQGGNLFVQAAEGIKLIGVSRRNIASGLFAQANRYATGDAGSLKIDTSTLVVRDGAQVSASTFGAGKGGDLFVQASDIKLIGTAADASFSSGLFTVATANSTGSAGKLTVNADLLDVQQGGGIAVQSSGKGSAGNLNINARRIRLDDQAFISADTRDNGSDPKRSQANINLRSHNLILSRGSNITTNATGNNVIGGNIDIDTNTLVAIQNSDISANSADFRGGRININAQNIFGTKFRNQRTPNSDITATGANPELSGAVEITTPDVDPSQSLSQLPSEAVDVSNQISQQCRIDEATAQRQNQFIITGRGGIPINPYEIFDNSAVITDWVTINDVNSVAHKETDFAKEENTTADTIVEAQGWVYDAQGNLVLTAEATKITHHSLGLTTDFCRINKG, encoded by the coding sequence ATGAGCCATCATTGCATCAAAATAGGCATCTCTATCATTTTAGGCGTAGGTGCAATAACTGGCATTGAGCATCCTAGCAACGCTGAAATTATTCAAGATAGTACACTACCTAACAATACTAATGTTACTGTTACTATCGGTAAAGAGAATGATACTACATTCTTCATTGACGGCGGAACAGCAATAGGCAGCAATCTATTTCATAGTTTTAGCAAATTTTCCTTACTCAAGAGTCAAAATGCTTACTTTAATAGTACTGAAAATATTCAAAATATCTTTAGTCGGGTTACTGGTGGAGAAGTATCAAAGATTGATGGTTTAATCACAGCTAGAAGTAGAGTTAATCTATTTCTCATTAATCCCAATGGCATTATTTTCGGGACTAATGCTCAGTTAAATATTCAAGGTTCTTTTGTTGCTAGTACTGCTGATAGTGTCAGATTTGCTGAGGGTGGAGAGTTTATCACTAAACCTTCAAGTGTTACACCCTTACTCAATGTCACAACTCCTATTGGTTTGCAATATGGAGCTAATTCTGGCAGCATTCAGTTACAAGGAGAATCAATATATCAGCCTAGTACGCTACAAGTTCAAGGCAGTCAAACTTTAGCGTTAATTGGTGGCAATGTTATTTTAGGAAACGCTAATCTTAGCACTATAAAGTCGGAAGGCAGGATAGAAATAGGTGGTGTCTCATCAGCAGCCTTAGTAGGTATTGAATCAGTCAGTTCAGGCTTCTTGTTTAAATTTGACAAGACATCTGAATTGGGCGATATTCGACTATATTCAGGCACTAATATTAATAGTTTAGGCGACCTTAATCTTACTGGGAAAAATATTGTCATTCAAGATGCGTCCTTGAATGTGTTTAATAATCTAACAGTCAATGCCCAGGAGAGGGTTGAGTTAACGGGTAGAAGTGCAATTGATACTGGAGTTCCCTATAATTCGCCAGGAAATCACGTTATTAATACTCGTAATTTATTACTAAACAATCAATCTTTTATTAGTATAAATAACGGTAATTTGGAGGTAAATGCTTCAGATTCGGTGCAACTGACAAGTGATATCAAAGGTGTTCCCAGTCGCATCTATGCCACAGCTTCAGATGGTGACGTATCCAGTGGGAATTTAACAATTAATACGGGGTATTTATTAGTCGATAATGGTTCACAAATTATTACTAATTCTTCTACTGCATTTTCCGGCATTATTCCTCGTAATGTGCAGACAAAAGCTAGTTTAACTATTAATGCCTCAGATTCAGTAACTTTGCGGGGTAATTCATTTGACGAAATATATCCTAGCGGTGTGTTTACTCAAACTGATGGTGATGGCAAGACTGGAGACCTGACAATTAATACTCGTGTGTTACGAATTGAAGATGGGGCGCAGGTAATTGCCAGAAATTTGAGTGTCGGTAAAAGCGGAAACTTGACTGTAAATGCTACTGATAAGGTGGGAATAATTGGTACTTCTCCTAAGGGTACAATTCCTGGGAACTGGCCTAATGATTCAGAGCTAGATGAGCAAGTACCTAGAACTGCCGGTCCCTTAAAAGAGTTGTTGATAACAGGTGTATTACGCAGAGATAGTTTACCTAGTGGTATATTTACTGACTCAGTTTCTTCCGGTGATGCTGGCATGATCACGATTAACACTGGTGAGTTAACAGCACAAAATGGAGGGCGAATTAGTGCTGATACTTTTTCAGCAGGTCAAGGCGGAGATTTAATGATCAATGCTACTGATAAGGTGGAATTGATTGGTACTGCTGTTAATGGGGTTGCTAGTGGTTTGTTCACGAGATCTGGTTCTTCAGCTACAGGAAATGCGGGATCTTTGACAATTGTCACTGGTAATTTATTAGTAAAAGATGGGGCGCAAGTCAGTGTTAGTACTTTTGGTACGGCTCAGGGTGGTAATTTATTTGTGCAGGCTGCTGAGGGGATAAAACTAATTGGTGTTTCTCGGAGGAATATTGCCAGTGGCTTGTTTGCTCAAGCTAATCGTTATGCAACAGGAGATGCTGGTAGTTTAAAGATTGATACCTCCACATTAGTGGTACGTGATGGCGCACAAGTTAGTGCTAGCACTTTCGGGGCAGGTAAAGGTGGAGATTTGTTTGTCCAAGCTTCTGATATCAAACTAATCGGTACTGCTGCTGATGCTTCGTTCTCTAGTGGCTTGTTTACTGTAGCGACGGCAAACTCTACTGGTAGCGCTGGTAAACTCACAGTGAACGCGGATCTATTGGATGTTCAGCAGGGAGGTGGGATAGCAGTGCAGAGTAGTGGTAAGGGGAGTGCAGGCAACTTAAATATTAATGCTCGTAGAATCAGATTGGATGATCAAGCTTTTATCAGTGCTGATACTCGTGATAATGGAAGTGACCCTAAGCGATCGCAAGCAAATATCAATCTGCGATCGCACAATCTCATTCTATCTCGTGGCAGTAACATCACCACTAACGCCACAGGGAATAATGTCATTGGCGGCAATATAGACATTGATACTAACACTCTAGTTGCTATTCAAAATAGTGATATTAGTGCTAATTCTGCTGATTTTCGTGGTGGTCGAATCAACATTAATGCTCAAAATATTTTTGGCACCAAATTTCGCAATCAACGTACCCCTAATAGCGATATTACTGCTACTGGCGCTAACCCTGAGTTAAGCGGTGCGGTGGAAATTACTACCCCTGATGTAGACCCTAGTCAAAGTTTAAGCCAACTCCCATCAGAGGCGGTTGATGTGTCTAATCAAATTTCTCAACAATGCCGGATTGATGAGGCGACGGCACAGAGACAAAATCAATTTATTATTACTGGACGAGGTGGTATACCGATAAATCCCTATGAAATCTTCGATAACAGTGCGGTAATTACGGATTGGGTAACTATTAATGATGTCAATAGTGTTGCTCACAAAGAAACTGATTTCGCCAAAGAGGAAAACACTACTGCTGATACTATTGTTGAGGCTCAAGGCTGGGTTTATGATGCCCAAGGAAATTTGGTTTTGACTGCCGAAGCAACTAAAATAACGCACCACAGTTTAGGTTTGACAACCGATTTCTGCCGGATAAATAAGGGATAG
- a CDS encoding DUF1868 domain-containing protein: MDDNYQTYLNRVARLTLPEALRSQAQHIQESYKFQPSSGSRQAVPFPGYTIITPSAAEDSENSGFYTQVQAYQEELLQLPINNGLIVPVPPASFHLTLADLIWDSAYCDACEKNPDFEQQLRSCIGDTLQQYQESLTSGSNPIYWQMLGLILMPRAVAVCLVPKDERCYEQVIKFRRTIYQNPKLIALGIEQHYHLTAHITLGYFGEVSSDLDRTKFSDTLSELSQKWLLNTPEFLISRVELRKFDDMTRYYRQPDWPSLNF, encoded by the coding sequence TTGGACGATAACTATCAAACTTACCTAAATCGGGTAGCAAGACTGACGCTACCAGAAGCATTGAGATCCCAAGCCCAGCATATTCAGGAATCATATAAGTTTCAGCCTTCTTCGGGATCTAGGCAAGCAGTACCTTTTCCTGGGTACACCATAATTACTCCATCGGCGGCAGAAGATTCGGAAAATTCTGGTTTTTATACTCAGGTACAAGCTTATCAAGAAGAACTGTTACAGTTACCTATCAACAATGGTTTGATAGTTCCTGTACCTCCCGCAAGCTTCCATTTGACTTTGGCCGATTTGATTTGGGACAGTGCTTACTGTGATGCCTGTGAAAAAAATCCTGACTTTGAGCAACAATTACGCTCTTGTATAGGTGATACATTACAGCAATATCAAGAATCTCTAACATCAGGGAGTAATCCGATTTATTGGCAGATGTTGGGATTGATTCTCATGCCCAGGGCTGTTGCTGTTTGTTTAGTACCGAAAGATGAACGTTGTTATGAACAGGTCATTAAATTCCGCCGCACAATTTACCAGAATCCCAAATTAATAGCCTTGGGTATCGAGCAACATTATCATCTTACTGCTCATATAACATTAGGTTATTTTGGGGAGGTTTCATCAGATTTAGATAGAACAAAATTTAGTGATACACTATCTGAGTTGAGTCAAAAATGGCTGTTAAATACGCCAGAATTTCTGATTAGCCGTGTAGAATTGCGAAAATTTGACGATATGACACGCTATTATCGTCAGCCAGACTGGCCAAGCTTGAATTTTTAA
- the hpsP gene encoding hormogonium polysaccharide biosynthesis glycosyltransferase HpsP yields MKILQIVPSISLIYGGPSQMVLGLSPALVKAGAEVTIITTDSNGDSGQKPLDVNLNVPIKQDGYEIIYFRCSPFRRYKFSLDLLNWLKIHAREYDIAHIHALFSPVSSAAATICRQQKLPYVLRPLGTLDPADLQKKKQLKKLYVEIIERRNLSGAAAIHFTSEQEAKVSARFGVATHDLVIPLGVIPPQKKADNSLISQLGIPENIPLILFMSRIDPKKGLNLLIPALEKLLAIGNNFHFVLAGTNPQDPDYEQQIKDQISNSSLRSHSTITGFVTGELKASLLQAADLFVLPSYYENFGIAVAEAMVAGVPVIISDQVHIWQQVRDSESGWVGTTEVESLVELLQQALQNPQECQRRGLNAQNYALQNFSWDAIAGQIIQAYQTIMNLCH; encoded by the coding sequence ATGAAAATTTTACAAATTGTCCCATCTATTTCTTTGATTTATGGTGGCCCTAGTCAAATGGTATTGGGACTATCACCAGCGTTAGTAAAAGCAGGTGCAGAAGTTACAATCATTACCACTGATAGCAATGGTGATAGTGGTCAAAAACCTTTAGATGTGAATTTGAATGTTCCCATAAAACAAGATGGTTATGAAATAATATATTTTCGCTGTTCTCCATTTCGACGTTATAAATTTTCTTTAGACTTACTCAATTGGTTAAAAATTCATGCCCGTGAGTATGATATAGCCCATATCCATGCTTTATTTTCTCCTGTGAGTAGTGCTGCAGCTACTATATGTCGCCAACAAAAGTTACCATATGTTTTGCGCCCATTGGGTACTCTTGACCCGGCTGATTTACAGAAGAAAAAACAATTAAAAAAGCTGTATGTCGAAATTATCGAACGGCGTAATTTATCTGGTGCAGCAGCAATTCATTTTACTAGCGAACAAGAGGCGAAAGTATCAGCTAGATTTGGAGTGGCGACGCATGATTTAGTGATTCCGTTGGGTGTTATTCCCCCACAGAAAAAAGCAGACAATAGCTTAATTAGTCAATTAGGTATTCCAGAGAATATACCGTTAATATTATTTATGTCGCGGATAGACCCAAAAAAAGGGTTAAATTTACTAATACCTGCATTAGAGAAGCTATTAGCAATCGGGAATAACTTTCATTTTGTCTTAGCGGGAACAAACCCCCAAGACCCAGATTATGAACAGCAAATAAAAGACCAAATTAGTAATTCATCACTGCGATCACACTCTACCATCACAGGCTTTGTCACTGGTGAGTTAAAAGCTAGTTTACTACAAGCGGCTGATTTATTTGTCCTACCTTCATACTATGAAAACTTTGGTATTGCGGTCGCCGAAGCAATGGTAGCAGGTGTACCTGTAATTATTTCCGACCAAGTACATATTTGGCAACAGGTGCGTGATAGTGAATCCGGCTGGGTAGGGACAACAGAGGTAGAATCACTGGTAGAACTATTACAACAAGCACTCCAAAATCCCCAAGAATGCCAACGTCGGGGACTAAACGCCCAAAATTACGCCTTACAAAATTTTAGCTGGGATGCGATCGCAGGGCAAATTATCCAAGCCTACCAAACAATCATGAACCTATGCCACTAA
- a CDS encoding IS5 family transposase (programmed frameshift), protein MRRKSYSTDLNDSEWAILAPLIPPAKCGGHPRTTDMREVCNAIYYHLKTGCQWDMLPGDFPPSSTVYSYYRKWQKRGIWEQMNHTLRDQVRQKMGKSTQPTAIAADSQSVKTTGKKGDVYGFDGGKKVKGRKRQTLVDSLGLLLKVVVSEANAGERLLAAYTLMELLEERPELLEKVEVIWVDSGYDGDKFALSVWLMIQAHVEVIRRTNQEFQVLPKRWVVERTFGWLNQYRRLSKDYERLPEMSEAAIYAVMTRIMLRRLVV, encoded by the exons ATGAGACGAAAGTCTTATTCTACAGACCTTAATGACTCAGAATGGGCAATTTTAGCTCCTTTGATTCCACCCGCTAAATGCGGTGGGCATCCCCGAACAACTGATATGCGAGAAGTATGCAACGCTATCTACTACCATCTGAAAACAGGTTGTCAGTGGGATATGCTTCCAGGGGATTTTCCTCCTAGTTCAACTGTTTACAGCTACTATCGTAAATGGCAAAAACGAGGTATCTGGGAGCAAATGAATCATACTTTGCGCGATCAAGTTCGTCAAAAAATGGGGAAGTCAACTCAACCCACGGCGATCGCGGCAGACAGCCAGTCGGTAAAAACGACTG GAAAAAAGGGGGATGTGTACGGTTTTGATGGTGGCAAGAAGGTAAAAGGACGAAAGCGGCAAACTTTGGTTGATAGTCTGGGACTTTTGTTAAAAGTGGTTGTAAGTGAAGCAAATGCTGGAGAAAGATTACTTGCCGCCTATACTTTGATGGAACTGTTAGAAGAGCGTCCAGAATTACTGGAAAAAGTTGAAGTCATCTGGGTTGATTCCGGCTATGACGGTGATAAATTTGCGCTCTCTGTTTGGCTGATGATTCAAGCTCATGTTGAGGTAATCCGGCGTACTAATCAAGAATTTCAGGTTTTGCCCAAACGGTGGGTAGTAGAAAGAACATTTGGCTGGTTAAACCAGTACCGTCGTCTCAGTAAGGATTATGAGCGTCTCCCAGAAATGAGTGAGGCTGCCATATATGCCGTTATGACTCGTATTATGCTACGTCGTCTAGTCGTCTAA
- the hpsN gene encoding hormogonium polysaccharide biosynthesis glycosyltransferase HpsN: protein MSNLPLISVVIPTYGREEILRDSIVDVLNQDYPKYEVLVVDQSPKHKPEIETYLEEVAAAGKVKWFRLDWASLPGARNYAIRRASGEIILFIDDDVKLKPGFLAAHAKNYVQNPDVGSVAGRVFDRMKLGDSGGNLEIEYLPPEAMDPGVAWYHIDLVHTIKPQQVLTARGCNMSFRREIFTKHGLRFDERFRGSAVREESDFCLRLRQTGYKIWYDPEADLIHLGEETGGCHDISMRSLKYQFTFYHNHFLLGLKNLNFSQALRLYARLFDCHVLGRPPCHKSGSPIKIITRGIFYILGFFRALGSVIQSNWHDGQIYSRLDQESIIKSQESMVNS, encoded by the coding sequence ATGAGTAATTTGCCTTTGATTAGCGTAGTCATACCAACCTACGGGCGAGAGGAAATCCTCAGGGATAGCATTGTCGATGTCTTAAATCAGGATTATCCCAAATATGAAGTTTTGGTAGTAGACCAGTCGCCAAAACACAAACCAGAAATCGAAACTTACTTAGAAGAAGTAGCCGCAGCAGGTAAAGTTAAGTGGTTTCGCTTAGATTGGGCTAGTTTGCCAGGCGCGCGTAATTATGCTATACGGCGAGCATCTGGAGAAATAATTTTATTTATTGATGATGATGTCAAATTAAAGCCCGGATTTTTAGCAGCCCATGCAAAAAATTACGTACAAAATCCCGATGTAGGATCTGTAGCGGGTAGGGTATTTGACAGAATGAAATTAGGTGATTCTGGTGGAAATTTGGAGATTGAATATCTCCCACCTGAAGCGATGGACCCAGGAGTCGCTTGGTATCATATTGACTTAGTGCATACAATTAAACCCCAGCAAGTGTTGACGGCTAGGGGGTGTAATATGTCTTTCCGTCGGGAAATTTTTACTAAGCACGGACTCAGGTTTGATGAAAGGTTTCGCGGTAGTGCAGTCCGCGAAGAGTCAGACTTTTGTTTAAGGTTGCGGCAGACAGGGTATAAAATTTGGTATGACCCAGAGGCAGATTTAATCCACTTAGGGGAAGAAACAGGAGGTTGCCATGATATTAGTATGCGATCGCTCAAATATCAGTTCACTTTCTATCACAATCATTTCCTATTAGGATTGAAAAATCTCAATTTTAGCCAAGCTTTACGCCTATACGCCCGTTTATTTGATTGTCACGTCCTTGGTCGTCCCCCTTGTCACAAAAGCGGTTCTCCCATCAAAATTATCACCCGTGGCATATTCTATATCTTAGGTTTTTTCAGAGCCTTAGGGAGTGTTATCCAGTCAAATTGGCATGATGGTCAAATTTATAGTCGTCTTGATCAAGAATCAATTATCAAGAGTCAAGAGTCAATGGTCAATAGCTAA
- the hpsL gene encoding hormogonium polysaccharide biosynthesis protein HpsL, with amino-acid sequence MTVFKTKTKGFKKSAQQSQAETPSLSIKERLAQKRKATQARKELISTLSTVTFISLFVGLAVFLVAGIKTAVPLVLGIIIMSLCYKYPRMGLIAFLIYVPAGGTITYYIGNSPILQLAKDAFYFPALIAIWQACRKQKLPLIVPPAIRTPLFILLGVCLLTLVFVNGGQQFSPPDLGPFKQASNEIPLGMGILGLKVLLGYLPLMGCVYYLMKDKKDFLFISRLQVSLILICGVLGIFQYLLLLTGICEGTRYAEGNALFRATLEARCYIGGSLVYSPSQGMIRLPGTFVAPWQWAWFLISSTFLAFATGFSDPSIIWRFISLGSMATVFINAVVSGQRIALVLVPVCFIILLLLTGQIGNLKRFIPIGAGLAALLAIAMASNPAVVEERVNSLASRWEASPPQEFIVQQFEDTLRSTGNPLGNGLGRATNSARTLGSTRLIETYYPKLLYEVGFAGTFSFLALVTTITIAGHKAYRSIKDRNLRTYAAAMWVFILFISYNTYYYPLDVDPVAVYYWFFAGILFKLPVIDKQEKENADPQHKNKKKRPQLKF; translated from the coding sequence ATGACAGTATTCAAAACAAAAACCAAGGGTTTTAAAAAGTCGGCACAGCAGTCTCAGGCAGAAACTCCCAGCCTGAGTATCAAAGAACGACTAGCCCAAAAACGCAAAGCGACCCAAGCACGAAAAGAACTTATTAGCACACTGAGTACTGTTACATTTATTAGCCTTTTTGTTGGGCTGGCAGTATTTTTAGTAGCTGGAATTAAAACAGCAGTTCCCCTTGTCTTAGGGATTATTATCATGTCCCTTTGCTACAAATACCCCCGTATGGGACTGATCGCGTTCTTAATATACGTACCTGCTGGTGGTACTATCACTTACTACATTGGTAACAGTCCAATTCTGCAATTAGCAAAAGATGCGTTCTACTTTCCAGCCCTAATTGCCATTTGGCAAGCTTGCCGTAAACAAAAATTACCTTTAATCGTTCCTCCAGCCATTAGAACACCCCTATTTATTCTGCTAGGTGTGTGTCTTCTAACACTGGTTTTTGTCAATGGTGGGCAACAGTTTAGCCCTCCTGATCTTGGCCCATTTAAACAAGCCAGCAATGAAATACCTTTAGGTATGGGTATTTTGGGGCTAAAAGTGCTTTTAGGTTATTTACCTCTGATGGGTTGTGTTTACTACTTAATGAAGGATAAAAAGGACTTTTTGTTCATATCACGCCTACAAGTCAGTCTGATTTTGATATGTGGTGTACTGGGTATTTTTCAGTATCTTTTACTGCTAACTGGTATATGTGAAGGTACTAGATATGCTGAAGGGAATGCTTTATTTAGAGCAACATTAGAAGCACGTTGTTATATTGGTGGTTCCTTAGTATACAGTCCCAGCCAGGGCATGATTAGATTGCCCGGAACCTTTGTAGCTCCTTGGCAGTGGGCATGGTTTTTAATTTCTAGTACTTTTCTGGCTTTCGCTACAGGTTTTTCTGATCCTTCCATCATTTGGCGGTTCATTAGTTTAGGTTCTATGGCGACTGTATTTATCAATGCAGTTGTCTCTGGACAAAGAATTGCCTTGGTCTTAGTGCCTGTCTGTTTTATCATTCTGCTCTTACTTACAGGTCAAATCGGTAACCTGAAACGCTTTATTCCTATTGGTGCAGGTCTAGCGGCTCTACTAGCGATCGCTATGGCTAGTAACCCTGCGGTTGTAGAAGAACGGGTCAATAGTTTGGCAAGTCGTTGGGAAGCATCACCGCCCCAGGAATTTATTGTCCAGCAGTTTGAAGACACCTTGAGAAGTACAGGTAATCCTCTAGGTAATGGACTAGGTCGAGCTACTAACTCCGCTCGTACTTTGGGTTCAACTAGGTTGATTGAGACTTATTACCCTAAACTCCTGTACGAAGTGGGTTTCGCGGGAACATTTAGTTTCTTAGCATTAGTAACTACCATAACAATTGCTGGTCACAAAGCCTATCGCTCAATCAAAGACCGTAATTTACGTACTTATGCGGCTGCTATGTGGGTGTTTATATTGTTTATTAGCTATAACACTTACTACTATCCTCTAGACGTTGACCCGGTAGCTGTATACTACTGGTTTTTCGCCGGCATATTGTTTAAATTGCCAGTCATCGATAAACAAGAAAAGGAAAATGCTGACCCTCAACACAAGAACAAGAAAAAGCGTCCACAATTAAAGTTTTGA
- a CDS encoding FAD-binding oxidoreductase — MTIKNLDVLINSLEGIETITEPNQVAKLSQDYHTFSPVLVPKLAGKVGDIVVRPANEQEVIKVAAICAEHRVPVTVRGAGTGNYGQCVPLHGGVILEMTKLQEILWVKPGVARVEAGVKLAALDKKAREIGWEMRMAPSTYRTATIGGFIAGGSGGIGSVQYGLLGDRGNLLGLRVVTLETEPRVIELRGDDVQKVNHAWGINGIITQVEIPLGPAYPWAEVIVTFDDFITAAKFGQTLANADGMIKKLVTIFASPIPQYFHPLQPYIPKDTHPAFLIVAEPSLESLPGLVQQYGGQITYQKPAQEAGKGLNLAEFTWNHTTLHARNVDTSLTYLQSIIPADKGLELVADLYHYFGDEVMVHLEFIRVNGVVVPAALQLVRYSTEERLNEIIRYHEAKGVFIANPHTYIIEDGGRKVIDPEQLKFKEIVDPYGLMNPGKSKVLKFS; from the coding sequence ATGACGATCAAAAACTTGGATGTCCTCATTAACTCCCTAGAAGGTATTGAAACTATCACCGAACCCAATCAAGTAGCAAAATTATCCCAGGACTACCATACCTTTAGCCCCGTACTTGTCCCGAAACTAGCAGGCAAAGTTGGTGATATTGTAGTCCGTCCCGCCAACGAACAAGAAGTCATCAAAGTTGCTGCTATTTGTGCAGAACATCGCGTACCTGTAACTGTCAGAGGGGCGGGAACGGGAAACTATGGGCAGTGCGTACCTCTACATGGAGGTGTCATTTTAGAGATGACAAAATTACAAGAAATCCTGTGGGTAAAACCAGGTGTAGCTAGGGTAGAAGCAGGGGTGAAATTAGCCGCTTTAGATAAAAAAGCACGAGAAATTGGCTGGGAAATGCGGATGGCACCTTCTACTTATCGTACAGCCACAATTGGGGGATTTATTGCAGGTGGTAGTGGTGGTATTGGTTCAGTACAATATGGTTTATTAGGCGATCGCGGTAATCTTTTAGGATTGCGAGTTGTCACCTTAGAAACAGAACCCCGTGTCATTGAGTTACGCGGCGACGATGTGCAGAAAGTAAACCATGCTTGGGGAATTAACGGCATTATCACACAAGTAGAAATTCCTCTGGGGCCCGCCTATCCTTGGGCTGAAGTAATTGTCACCTTCGACGACTTCATCACAGCCGCCAAGTTTGGACAAACCTTAGCTAATGCCGATGGCATGATTAAAAAGCTAGTAACTATCTTTGCATCACCAATTCCTCAATATTTCCACCCGCTACAGCCATACATCCCTAAAGATACTCACCCAGCTTTTTTAATAGTTGCCGAACCCAGTTTAGAATCATTACCTGGGTTAGTCCAGCAATATGGCGGACAAATCACCTACCAAAAGCCAGCCCAGGAAGCAGGTAAGGGATTAAATCTAGCTGAATTTACTTGGAACCACACTACGTTACACGCCCGAAATGTAGATACTTCCCTTACATACTTACAAAGCATCATTCCTGCGGATAAAGGCTTGGAATTAGTCGCGGATTTATATCATTACTTTGGTGATGAAGTGATGGTTCATTTAGAATTTATTCGCGTTAATGGTGTGGTAGTACCTGCGGCTTTACAACTTGTACGCTACTCCACAGAAGAACGCCTAAATGAAATCATCCGCTACCACGAAGCTAAAGGCGTATTTATTGCCAATCCCCACACATATATTATTGAAGACGGCGGCAGGAAAGTTATTGACCCTGAGCAGTTAAAATTTAAGGAAATTGTTGACCCTTACGGGTTAATGAATCCTGGTAAAAGTAAAGTATTAAAATTTTCATAA